The Mobula birostris isolate sMobBir1 chromosome 1, sMobBir1.hap1, whole genome shotgun sequence genome contains a region encoding:
- the stard3nl gene encoding STARD3 N-terminal-like protein, whose amino-acid sequence MSRLPTGQENAGVNCFGPNASLSTVQSITASQVTARLDPYTSSGKRVISDVRRTFCLFVTFDLLFVGLLWIIELNVDGGIIRRLKTEVIRYDFHSSYFDIFLLAVFRFLMLVFAYALCRLQHWWVIAVTTAVTSAFLIAKVIISKLLVEGTAFAYLLPIISFILAWIETWFLDFKVLPQEAKDENRVFTVSDVSEHAPLILPGPLSDGQFYSPPESIVDSEENDTEYPAH is encoded by the exons ATGAGCAGATTGCCCACTGGccaggaaaatgctggagtcaattgtttTGGTCCCAAtgcctccctcagtactgtacaATCCATCACTGCATCCCAAGTGACAGCTAGGTTAGACCCATACACATCTAGTGGTAAACGGGTCATTTCTGATGTCAGGAGGACTTTCTGTTTATTTGTTACATTTGACCTTTTATTTGTTGGTTTGCTGTGGATAATCGAATTGAAT GTAGATGGTGGCATAATTCGTAGGTTAAAAACTGAAGTCATACGTTATGATTTCCACAGTTCTTACTTTGATATTTTT TTACTCGCAGTGTTCCGATTCCTTATGTTAGTTTTTGCGTACGCCCTCTGCAGGTTACAACACTGGTGGGTAATTGCG GTTACAACAGCCGTTACCAGTGCCTTTCTAATTGCAAAGGTTATCATTTCCAAG cttttggtagaaggaacagcCTTTGCCTATTTGCTGCCAATAATCTCCTTCATACTTGCCTGGATTGAGACCTGGTTCCTGGATTTTAAAGTTTTGCCGCAAGAGGCAAAGGATGAAAACA GAGTCTTTACTGTATCTGATGTATCAgaacatgcacctctcatcctacCTGGCCCTCTCTCAGATGGCCAGTTTTATTCTCCGCCTGAATCTATTGTGG ATTCTGAAGAAAATGATACCGAGTATCCAGCACATTAG